A region of Haloplanus sp. XH21 DNA encodes the following proteins:
- a CDS encoding Hsp20/alpha crystallin family protein, which yields MTGLREFGKSAATAVLERVGRGVSKVQERKPLPYDVLESDGAYLVVFDAPGVTRSDVQVRYIDGEVQVRLDRFRDFHEGFEMRFPGRGLSLDGRARLPPDADVDAGDASATLKENGTLQVRVPKQASGTDVTVQTEDGDEDEDDGDESA from the coding sequence ATGACGGGGCTTCGGGAGTTCGGCAAGTCCGCGGCGACGGCCGTCCTCGAACGGGTCGGCCGCGGCGTCAGTAAGGTACAGGAGCGCAAGCCGCTCCCCTACGACGTGCTGGAGTCGGACGGCGCGTATCTCGTCGTCTTCGACGCGCCGGGCGTCACCCGGAGCGACGTACAGGTGCGCTACATCGACGGCGAGGTGCAGGTGCGACTCGACCGCTTCCGCGACTTCCACGAGGGGTTCGAGATGCGGTTCCCCGGCCGCGGCCTCTCGCTCGACGGCCGGGCGCGTCTCCCGCCGGACGCCGACGTCGACGCCGGTGACGCCTCGGCAACGCTGAAAGAGAACGGGACGCTACAGGTTCGAGTGCCGAAGCAGGCGTCGGGCACGGATGTCACGGTGCAGACGGAAGACGGCGACGAGGACGAGGACGACGGCGACGAGTCGGCGTGA
- a CDS encoding NUDIX hydrolase produces the protein MDLPAVTRHTPRTIADAEREAAVIAPVVDRGDGDALLFTKRADHLGEHPGQMSFPGGGREPSDADLRATAQREADEEIGLRPNEADIVGQLDDIPTVSEYAVRPFVARVPDRDYVPDEREVAEIAVLPVAELTDPSNYESERRDHPYYGDIRLHFFHVDGYTVWGATGRMLVQLLELTTDWEMPPEVDRVVDPDADYPV, from the coding sequence ATGGATCTGCCCGCCGTCACTCGCCACACGCCCCGAACCATCGCCGACGCCGAGCGCGAAGCGGCGGTTATCGCGCCCGTCGTCGACCGCGGCGACGGCGACGCCCTCCTCTTTACGAAACGTGCGGACCATCTCGGCGAACATCCGGGGCAGATGAGTTTCCCCGGCGGCGGTCGCGAACCGAGCGATGCGGATCTGCGGGCGACGGCCCAGCGCGAGGCCGACGAGGAGATCGGTCTCCGCCCGAACGAGGCGGATATCGTGGGACAACTCGACGACATTCCGACCGTGAGCGAGTACGCCGTTCGCCCGTTCGTCGCCCGGGTGCCGGACCGCGACTACGTCCCCGACGAACGCGAGGTGGCCGAAATCGCCGTACTGCCCGTCGCCGAACTCACGGACCCGTCGAACTACGAGTCCGAGCGCCGGGACCACCCGTACTACGGCGACATCCGCCTCCATTTCTTCCACGTCGACGGCTACACGGTCTGGGGCGCGACCGGGCGGATGCTCGTCCAACTGCTCGAACTGACGACCGACTGGGAGATGCCGCCGGAGGTCGACCGGGTGGTCGACCCCGACGCCGACTACCCCGTCTGA
- a CDS encoding DUF7559 family protein encodes MPATKEIKCTSDDCELDMFENHYTYDIADDHTVADLSCPLCGGTDCLETIEL; translated from the coding sequence ATGCCCGCCACGAAAGAGATCAAATGCACCAGCGATGACTGCGAGCTCGATATGTTCGAGAACCACTACACGTACGACATCGCCGACGATCACACCGTCGCTGACCTCTCCTGTCCGCTCTGTGGCGGAACGGACTGTCTCGAAACGATCGAACTATGA